TATATGTGTTGTATTATAGGATATTTTACAAAAACGTTTGGGATGAGTGAAATGTAGGAAAGTACTTTACCCACTCATCCCAATTAACTTCAGCAGAAGATAAACCTTGTCATCTCAGCCTTAATACCTCCAGCCAATTACTAAAACCCAAAAGGATAGAACAGATTCTGAAAACTGTTAACCTCAACTCTACAAGAGAAaccgtttctttctttctttctttctttctttctttctttctttctttctttctttctttctttcttatttttagaaaatttatattgccacctatttgcacatggcaactcaaggggCCTGTTCATGAAAAACTGTTGACTTCTCTTAAGACCAGCATTATATTTGTAGTTCTGCTCTACCTTTCTCATTAAAGACCAGATCTGCTTATTCTATTTAATCAAAAACTTTGTTGGCTATGTCTAATCAcaagcatatagaatagaatagaatagaatagaatagaatagaatagaatagaatagaatagaatagaatagaatttttttattatttatatttatatcccacctttctccgaaaactcagggcggcttacattgtgtatggcaatagtctcatcctatttgtatatttatatacaaagtcaacttattgaccccccaacaatctgggtcctcattttacctaccttataaaggatggaaggctgagtcaaccttgggcctggtgggactcgagcctgcattaattgcaagcagctgtgtttaataacaggcttcttacagcctgagccacaccgcagctcagttttattggccaagtgtgattggacacacaaggaatttgtcttggtgcatatgctctcactatacataaaagaaaagatacgttcatcaaggtacaacatttacaacacaattgatagtcaatatatcaatataaatcataaggattgccagcaaaaaagttacagtcgtatagtcataagtggaaagagattggtgatgggaacgatgagaagattaatagtagtgcagatttagtaaatagtctgacagtgttgagggaattatttgtttagcagagtgatggccttcggcaaaaaactgttcttgtgtctagttgttctggtgtgcagtgctctatagcatcgttttgagggtaggagttgaaacagtttatgtcctggatgtgagggatctgtcaatattttcatggccctcttcttgattcgtgaagtatacagtatatatatatatatattctaatttGCATAAATTTAtatcggggtagtcaacctttttatacttaccacccacttttgtatctctgttagtagtaaaattttctaaccgcccaccggttccacagtaatgtgccgtgtatcatcgtctgtgcatacctctcgcacatcgtggattgggtttggggggggcgccggctaccagctcttcttgtctgttacagctgggtggtgtggggggagatgcgcgagctattctgggatgaggctcttttgtttgcagtccactatagcgccatttagtttcacttacgtaacgtgaactaaactaatacgcgggtgatacaaatagtatttttaaatttaaagtataatgctatgatttttttaaaaaaagtcaaataaattttttaaaaaaggaaagtgcttcagtatcggacaaaacccctaccgcccactagtgggtggtagggaccaggttgactaccattgattTATATTAAAGGCTTGTGTTGCCCCAATGTTTAGGTTCGTCAAGCTACCCACTACACTGTAAATAAGCAATGAAATTGTGGACTCTTTTCCAGGTTTAAACAAACTATTTCAAAAACCTGTGAAATGAATTTCTCCTAGAAACTCTCCTCACCTCCAGAATCTGTTCCTGTCTGCCATTTTGAACATGGCTGACAGCCATACATTCAATCTGAGATGAAAAACTGGCATCTTAAAATTTGGTTTATCAAACCATTATCAAATGGTTTATCAGTGCCTCTAGCGTAGATAATAGCTCTATAACTCTCACAACGGCTCTATTTGAAGCATTAACTGGGGCCCATTTTGCTATATTTTGAGCTGTGATAATGTAGttgttagaattcagtattgcaggtgAACTCTGCCcaaagccaggagtttgattctgactggctgaaagttcactcagccttccatcattctgaagtcagtaacatgaggacccaaattgttgggggcaatatactgactctgttaCTTTAGAACTGTAAAGTACTATcgggtgatatataagtctaaatgctattgctattgcttctgCTACATTTCATTTGTTTCCACAGACATGGATGATTGTTTGCCATGCCCAGAAGGACAATATCCAAACAACAACCATGATTCATGCCTCCCAAAACAGGTAGTTTTCCTGTCTTATGAAGACCTATTAGGAACAACTTTGGCCACTACTGCACTCATCTTTGCTTGCATTGCCACTGTGGTGCTTGGGATCTTCATCAAATACCAGGACACTCCCATAGTCAAGGCCAACAATCGGAACATCACCTACCTTCTTCTTGTCTCCCTTGTGCTCTCATTCCTTTGCAGCTTGTTATTCATTGGAAAACCTGAAAAGGTGACCTGCCTTTTGCGACAAACTGCTTTTGGGATTGTCTTCTCGGTAGCTATTTCTTGTGTATTAGCCAAAACCATCATTGTCATTTTAGCTTTCATGGCTTCAGTTCCAGGATCCAAGATGAAGAGATGGCTGGGCAAACAGTTAGATAATAACATTGTTGTTTCCTGCTCCCTCATTCAAGTTGTTGTTTGTACCATATGGCTTGCAATCTCACCCCCATACCCAGATGCTGATATGAACTTAGTGGCAGATGAAATCATCCTGGGATGCAACGAAGGCTCTACAGTCATGTTTTACTGTGTCTTGCTATACCTGCTTTTCCTTGCCATTGTTGGTTTCAATGTGGCTTTTCAAGGTCGGCATTTACCAGACAGTTTTAATGAGACCAAGttcatcttcttcagcctgtTGTGTTTTTGCACTGTCTGGTTGTCCTTTTTCCCAACCTATCTGAGCACCAAGGGAAAATACATGGTAGCTGTGGAGATCTTTTCCATATTGTCATCTAGTGTAGGATTACTAGGCTGcatatttttccccaaatgctttGTCATTCTACTAAGGCCTGATCTGAATACTAAAAAACAATTAATGAGAGGCAAGAAAGAAGGAATGTAATTCCATGACTGGttcactgaaagaaaaaaatcattgaaGACCACTCAGGAACTAGAACTGATCCAGAATGAAGCTATTGGAAGTCATGGGAATCCTCTTATTATTTCTGAGTGCGCGTAACATTTTTCTACCTTAGAACTCTCCAAAAGTTGGTGAAACCAATTATGACCCCAGATATTTGCACTCTTACTTTAATAAAtggaatataaacaataaaacaccTACTCCCCTGACATAacattttcaatttctttccttccttcttttatgaAATTTTATGGGGAAAACATGAATACACTGTACTGTaggaattttaagaaaaaaaatgacttcaatATTTAAATTACATTGTCATAATCATGGTCATCCCATtagtttttgttctgtttttaccCAAAACATCTCTAATGATATCCTAAATTCTTACTGTCAGGTATTAAAGAAATATAACTTCTTGCATACAAAAGGACAGCCAACTATTATGGCTAAAGATAATCCATAGCTTACAAAAGTCTCTcattactactattaatcttctcattgttccaatcatccatctccttccacttatgactgtaactttgttgcttgtatccagtggtgggattcaaaaaatttaacaaccggttctctgccctaatgatttcttccaacaaccagttcaccaaattgctcagaaagttaacaaccggttctcctgaagtggtgcgaactggctgaatcccaccattgcttgtatccttacgatttatactgatattgattgtttcctgtgtcagctttggaagccatactaggcctgaAGCTTCCTTGTTGCCACTTTcttgtgtgtgggaaagtaggaggggggagggggagttagtagaggggcccattagacacaataacattcttcctctCAGTAAAGATCAGGCTGGTCCTGCAGCTGGAGAATGAGTGgtcagagtgatgtctcgagatgggacggttggcgattggagcatgtgatcggcagagaagTTAGGGGTTGGTtttggagttttgatttactgagggaatacCCGGAtgtctcagattcggattttcccagatgtgccagtttacctcctagtaaaagaactttgaaagatgcctgcttcagagtttttacttggggagggggctttctggcttattgcttatttgtaggctatgactatcattaagtattgtaccttgatgaaggtatcttttcttttatgtacactgagaacatatgaacgaagacaaattccttgtgtgtccaatcacacttggccaataaaattctattctattctattctattctattctattctattctattctattctattctattctattctattctattctattcttaaaaaggtATTAAAAATTAGGCAAATTTCAGTTTCTTCTACAATGATTACAGTGGAAGTTTTAACTATAAAAATAGCTGAGCTTGTAGAAATGGAAAATATGGTCAATCTGGTCAGAGGAAAAAAACCAGAGCAAAAATATTTGACAGCCTGGAAAGATATAGAAGttttgttgaaagaagaaaagatcaaATTTAGGATTTCTAGGATTGGGaaataaataacagaacaacagagttgaaggTATCTTGGACATCTTctggtctaaccccctgctcaagcaggagatcctgtaccattacagacaaaaggttgtccagtctcttcttaaaaatctcctatgatcaaacacccacaacttctgaaggcaagccattccattggttaattgttctcactgttaagaaatttctacttagttccAGACTAGTTCATCCCTTAATTATTTCcactcattgtttcttgtccttgaCCCATTCTTCTGTTCTTCTATTACCCAATAGAAGGAAGTACAGAAGACATACCtatgttttcttctcttttcattcattttctttttcttactttctacctttgcttattttgtttttatactgtattggATATACACTGtttgggtgtgggtgggtgtgttccCTGGATGGgtgtgcaaacacacacacacaaaagagacagatacatacatacaaaaaatCAACAGAGTTGGGGACATCCAAAACGGGCAGCTAAACCTCATCACAGAGAGGCGGCACTGCTACACAGAAATCTTTCAAAGAAATTGATTGGGAAGATGCCAGCTCAGATGCCATCAACTTCAACCTGTTGAGCACTGAAAATTTTGGAAAGAACATAGAATTCAAAATTGGTACATATTCCTCCATCACACTGTAATTATGAAATAACCACAATTATTGCTGCATGGTGACTTCCTGGTTTATGAACATTCCCTCGAGATAGGAGGATAAGTGAACAGTCAAGGGTACTAACATCACATGTTACATTGATATAAACAATGACGTCACATTCTCTTTCATGAAGGAGAAGAGAGGTAGAACTACACTGCTGGGATTATTGGTAGTTGATTTTATGTGGTTCTGGCTTTTAATCAGCCGAGTCCTTCCATGTGGTGTTAAAAAAATCAATCAGACTATTTGGAATAAAGCAGGAAGGTTCTCAATGACGTTATTTCTGGCGTTGATGATAGTCCTAGCAGTTGTACTTTATGGCCAGAGAATGATTCCTTTAGCTAA
Above is a window of Ahaetulla prasina isolate Xishuangbanna chromosome 4, ASM2864084v1, whole genome shotgun sequence DNA encoding:
- the LOC131197947 gene encoding vomeronasal type-2 receptor 26-like: MNALIDEWLDALIDEWLDALIDGCAACGQPQGDLDGGFLVGDGRFVHSSLFWRWVAAEDLVAVVGSGDAAVASASAPVAAVGSCGGCSGFSSGSSSSGGGNGQRAALAAPLVAVKRPQSLCNDYCHSGSSKVKIEGKPFCCYDCFSCPEGKVTNQKDMDDCLPCPEGQYPNNNHDSCLPKQVVFLSYEDLLGTTLATTALIFACIATVVLGIFIKYQDTPIVKANNRNITYLLLVSLVLSFLCSLLFIGKPEKVTCLLRQTAFGIVFSVAISCVLAKTIIVILAFMASVPGSKMKRWLGKQLDNNIVVSCSLIQVVVCTIWLAISPPYPDADMNLVADEIILGCNEGSTVMFYCVLLYLLFLAIVGFNVAFQGRHLPDSFNETKFIFFSLLCFCTVWLSFFPTYLSTKGKYMVAVEIFSILSSSVGLLGCIFFPKCFVILLRPDLNTKKQLMRGKKEGM